Genomic window (Apis cerana isolate GH-2021 linkage group LG1, AcerK_1.0, whole genome shotgun sequence):
AGATTTGCGACTAGGGTCAAATGTGGGTCATAAGAGAGAAAATGAATTGTGAATATACCTCCATTGAAATCTCAATGTAATAGATTTAATCCATCATTTTAACGATACTTGATAAAAAACCCAATCTTCGAAGAAAGAAGGTACAAAAGCACTATCTTTGGTAAAAGTTACGGGTACACAAAGCTGTGAAAGAACTTGTTCATACATTTCTAAAGACTGTGGACAAGATGCTCCATTcccctgaaaaataaaataaaatatttatacgtagataaaataaaaaattatttttacaaattactcATATTTCTACTCACATGAGTCATATATTTGCCTGttgattttaaaactttcattgaagaatttaaaattaatctaataaaatccCATGCATCTCCATGTGGAGTTGGGCTAATTGGTATGTCTGTAAGGTCACCAAAAACATAATCAAATTGTCTGCCTTCTTCAATCATGTGTGCTAAAGTTTTTGCACAATCTCCAACAATAAtctacaaatttttcataaaaaattttaataatcttatatgaaattttaaaaataaatttcaaaaatcttatatatataataaatttataatatataatatataataaatttacatatttacatatataacatatatataatatattacaatttacatatataataaatttacctcGTAATTTTCACCCTTTCTTTTATCCAAACAGTTTCCACATATGCTTCTCATATGTTGGCTACAGGCTTTAATTACCACATCGTCaatctaaaaatgaaaaattaattttttattaatttattaataaatatcataataatataatataatatgataatttgtaacataatagtaataatataatataacttgaCATACTTCTAGCATAGTTACAAATTTTGGTTTTTCTTTAAGTAATTCCCAAAGTAAACCACCATCTCCTCCtcctaaaataacaatttcttttcctgtataattttcttttccacgtTGCATTAATGTTTCTGTATATATCAGATCTGCTTCAGATatgtctaaaaatttttaaacaatttttttatttttagatacaattttaaattataaaaatataaggatTTTTCTTACTTTGTAATTCATCAAGAACCAACAAATTTCCTAATGATTTTGAGTGAACAATTTGCACTTTTTGGTAAGGAGAACGTGCTTCGAAGACTAACTTATCAATATCATATTCAAGTAATCTgtcatcttaaaaaaaaaaaataattttagtatctattgaaagattataaaatttagaattgcaTGAGAAAGCATTTAATAGATGCATGCGATGCAAAGCataaatctgtaaaaaaaaagtttttacattaaaaataaaattgagaagaatgaaaatattgaagattaggaattttatatatagattactAAATCTAtctcattatttatatctattaattttatgtatttttgcatagcatataaatttgaaaaataaaaaatgtaccattcacttaatatatttataaaaataataaatcctacggaattataattctcataattatttaatattataaaattgatttaatttcttttggaATTTGCTGCTTGTCTTAACAAGtgattatatatagagagagtgTTTAACTacaattgttcaaaaatttaagagaTAATTCTTCAagctaaaataaaatgaaaataaaaaattaagtattgtgttttttgcatattaacaattaaaaatcaatgaaattatcccaaaatattaataaattcttcttcataaattaatgcagttcaaacatttgaaaagaagggatttcaaatttaaagatatagctagtttaaaaaattacaatttcaaaattattatattttgtatttaaattgtttctcatttgtttatataaaaaaatttacatgcaaaaaaatgttttcattgatttttaattgtcaataataaaaaagcaaaatatttctttattattaattttcgatttattttgatttaaagaattataaactTAAACTTTTGAACATCTGTAGCCAAGTACcctaaaaatatactaaaaaaaaaatttaccaagCGAACAAGGTAGTTTAaatggattttttaattaaaataaaaaatgatctatataaaaataaaaaaatatgttataaacaaACGAGAGGAATTATATACcgttttaaaaactataaagtAAATAACGACATTTCCGCACgatgaatatgaaaagaaagttGAATATAGAAGAGAAATTACACACAATCGAGGAAATGAATCGAAAGCATTTTTCGTTAACGACgcatgatgaaaaaaaatattttgcggatataatattccattaataccgtaaacagaataataaataaaaaactcacCGGCGGTAGGAAAGTATCTCTCAAAAGGTCCGCCGCGTTTAATCGGTGAAAGCGAGTGCGAACGCGTAGAGGCTACTGCCGCCTGCAACGTTGTCTCCAATTCTCTGGCCAACTAAAGGTGGCCGCGACAAGCGAAccgatgaataaaaaaaaacagaaactaTCTTGTTAAACCAATCGTAGCAactcttttttttacgtatcAATCAAATCATTTTCCCTTTGCGGAAAAACTAAAAAGGAATACCGGGAGGATCGGAGGAAATACACGTCGACCGGAAAAAAAGTAATCGGTCAGAGCTTTAAAGTGCAACGGAAACGATTCGCACGTTTTTAAGATGCTATAGATAACTAATAGGAACTAATTGGGGAGTGGTTTCTACCTGATAGTGTCAGATAGAGGTCATATATGGTTCCTCGCCTTACTGGTGGCAGGCGCTTACTGCGTTGGCTGTTCAGAGCCATCGCAACGTCCGCTTCCAGGTATCGCCACTGCTACAAGGTCCTCTTTGTTATGCGTGTTTCTTTCgcatatagtaaaatttttacttatttctataatactaTTCATCAAACGATGATCTTTTACAATACGTTTATCTTGCAATTTTAGCGGTAAAAAATCGGCAAACGAAAAATCACGAATCGGTTTAACGAATGCAATTTcacgaatttatattaaaaaaaaaagttttataacatatttactataattactgttatgttatataattaattcatatgtaACACAAGATGTACCTTATAATGACCCCATGTTTGAGAGATACAAAAGCTGATTTTGTGTTTGATATTCATGATaggcaattaaatattatgaaatttgcaaaacaattataaaattaatataaaaaactgtaCCTCAAAATCCAAAAGTGCTTCCTCTTCatctcttttataatattcaatattaatagtgATTAAGCCTTCAGTATATCCTCGAACTGTAATTAGACTACCTCTGGGACCTGTATATAAGACTAAAAAGCTTCCATCAATGCTTGATTCAGTTAATGGTTTTAAactatcaaaatattcttgaagGACATTAGTAATAGCTAATTTTAGAGTGGAACGTTTTTCCACATCTACTATTACATTTGATGGTACTGTAAAGTCAAGAAGTACAGTATGGGCAACCATTGTATATAAAcctaaaatcatttttaataattattaataattaatattatttaatataataaataatttaatataaaatttatatatatggaaaaaaattaaaaaaagaaacattaaaatgaaatattttatagtttatagttcttaaaatatatatttttatattttaataggaaatttaattgataataaatattaaagaaatattaatacctgtatattaatataaaatgatagtaAAATTAAGAAAGTCACAATTCCTATACAAATCCTTGAGTTGGATAAACATAAAACTACttgtaaaaagtattaaattccTCCTAGAAACAGAAGTCTTAAGGTTATGTTACAATATGCGCAATGGAAAATAGATTGAATCATTTTGACCAATAGTTCAATAAGTAAAGAAAcaattaactttataaaataatatataaataaatcaagttttttataatctattctaattaattttctaaggTTAGAAAATCATACAAAttgtgatttaataataatgtttcattgaaattgaaattaaaattgaaaaattatatcaaaattttttaatataaaaagaatttagtgGAAATAAGtcatgttaaattaataattaaataaataaaaactattgaaaatataaaaatatttaaaatttatttaattattttagaaaaaaaacataataataatgatgcagaggtataatataaaatctattctatccattatttttataatttatttatataaaaacgcaaaaataatattttttaagtaaaatttgctattttctatatatttatatatactgataaatatatagaattgacataattagataatatcgTTAAAGGAGAAATCATACTCACAAATTACATTCACAATAATAACTTTCAATCACAAAAGCTGTAATTCATACGATAGAAATATTCTCGTGATATCGCTGTGTTATACCACAAACTAAGTATAGAATAGATCTACCATTCAATGCATTTTTATGTTACACTTTTCAGACCTATGCAAACACAAACTAGGTACAGAATAGATTTATTActcaatatattgaattatatattttttaaatcaacagTTACATAATATCATTCTCAAGTCATATATAGTGCAACATTATCAACttagaataaaacaaaattattaagacaaaaaaaattatgattaaatattatgatttcaatataaaactatatataataaatagaataaattttttattacagaacatcttaaatgtatataaaataaaatatattgtatttttgaaaaaaaaataataaatatgcatttaattacatatttctcGTGTTTGCTTTGTGATCGTGTACTAGAAACAATAAGCAAGAAAAGCaaataagagaataaaaatagaataaaaatgaagcgCCATctctaaaatgaaataaatatcttatatgaaataaatatagaaaatataaggataaagataaaataaaaattcgagaattaaTATCTTCAGAATGCCGCATATAAAgggaaaataacaaataacaaagataagaataaaaattaatcatcaatgtcatttt
Coding sequences:
- the LOC108001864 gene encoding spermine synthase isoform X2, whose amino-acid sequence is MVAHTVLLDFTVPSNVIVDVEKRSTLKLAITNVLQEYFDSLKPLTESSIDGSFLVLYTGPRGSLITVRGYTEGLITINIEYYKRDEEEALLDFEQWRYLEADVAMALNSQRSKRLPPVRRGTIYDLYLTLSDDRLLEYDIDKLVFEARSPYQKVQIVHSKSLGNLLVLDELQNISEADLIYTETLMQRGKENYTGKEIVILGGGDGGLLWELLKEKPKFVTMLEIDDVVIKACSQHMRSICGNCLDKRKGENYEIIVGDCAKTLAHMIEEGRQFDYVFGDLTDIPISPTPHGDAWDFIRLILNSSMKVLKSTGKYMTHGNGASCPQSLEMYEQVLSQLCVPVTFTKDSAFVPSFFEDWVFYQVSLK
- the LOC108001864 gene encoding spermine synthase isoform X1, whose protein sequence is MVAHTVLLDFTVPSNVIVDVEKRSTLKLAITNVLQEYFDSLKPLTESSIDGSFLVLYTGPRGSLITVRGYTEGLITINIEYYKRDEEEALLDFELARELETTLQAAVASTRSHSLSPIKRGGPFERYFPTADDRLLEYDIDKLVFEARSPYQKVQIVHSKSLGNLLVLDELQNISEADLIYTETLMQRGKENYTGKEIVILGGGDGGLLWELLKEKPKFVTMLEIDDVVIKACSQHMRSICGNCLDKRKGENYEIIVGDCAKTLAHMIEEGRQFDYVFGDLTDIPISPTPHGDAWDFIRLILNSSMKVLKSTGKYMTHGNGASCPQSLEMYEQVLSQLCVPVTFTKDSAFVPSFFEDWVFYQVSLK